Within the Bacillus pumilus genome, the region GATTCTCAATTTGTTCAACGGTTAAAGGAACAGCTAAGTCTACTGATGAGTGAGGCGATCAAGCATCCTGACCAATCGGTTCATACACTTACACTTGTCACGAAACAAGAAAAGCAGCTCATTCTTGAGGAGTGGAATGCGTCTGAGCTTGAGCATGACCAGCTATATTTGTCGAAATGGTTTGAGCATAATGTCCGCAAACAGCCGAATGCGGTCGCATTATCAGCAGGTGAGCACACGATGACATATGCGGAGCTGAATGAACAAGCCAACCGATTGGCAAGACATATGCAAAAAAATGGGGTCACGCATCAAACGGTCATCGCCATAATAGCTGACCGCACGTCTGAACTGATTGTCAGTCTACTTGCTGTCTTAAAAGCAGGTGCAATCTATGTGCCAATTGATCCCGATTATCCAGAAAGCCGCATTCAATACATGCTTAAAGACAGCGGGGCAACGCATCTTCTGACTCACTCATCCTTTATCAGTCAGGTGAAAGCACTTGCGTTTGATGGTACGTATCTGTTTGCAGATGATCAAGAAATTTCACTAATGAGCTCAGAGAATTTGCCGCTTGAAGCAGGCTTACACGATACGGCTTACATCATGTATACATCCGGTACAACAGGTCAGCCAAAGGGCATCATGACGACCCATTCCAATATTGCCAGGGTGGTCAAAAATACGAACTACTTAACCATTTCAGAAACAGATACACTGCTGTCCCTATCCAACAGCGTATTTGATGGCTTTACATTTGATGTGTATGGCGCACTATTAAACGGAGCGAAGCTTGTCTTGCCGAAAAAAGAGACCATTTTAAACATGGGCGAGCTGACGGGATTGATTAAAAGAGAAAACATTTCTGTCATGTTTGTTCCGACAGCATTATTTAATCTCCTCGTTGATGAAAACACCGACTGGATGCGCAGTGTGCGCAAAGTGCTGTTCGGAGGAGAGCGGGCATCGGTACAGCATGTGAGGAAAGCCTTTGCTGTCATGGGGAAAGGCAGACTCATCAATGTGTACGGTCCAACCGAATCAACAGTATTCGCTACTTATTATCCAGTCGATGAGGCTCTGCCGATGGACATGCGTTCGATTCCAATCGGAAAGCCGCTCAACCAAACGGGTGCTTATATACTGAGTCAGCACAGGCAGCTTCAGCCGATTGGAATGGTCGGAGAGCTTTGTCTGAGCGGCAAAGGACTTGCGAAGGGGTATTTGAATCGTCCTGATCTGACAAAACAAGCTTTTATTACGCATCCATTCGCTGCGAGAGAAAGGCTGTATTGTACAGGAGACTTGGCTTATTTTCGAGCGGACGGTTTGATTGAGTATGCAGGCAGAGTCGATGATCAGGTGAAAATTCGCGGTCACCGCATTGAACTGACAGAAATTGAAGCCCACCTTCTCATGCATCCAGGTGTCAAACAAGCGGCTCTTATAGCTGATCAGCTTAACACGCAGCATACAAGGCTGCTCGCTTATATGACGTGTGAGGAGGAGTGGAAGGACAAACTCGATGTGATCAAGTCAGGATTAAAGGAAAAACTTCCGGCTTACATGCAGCCTCATGAACTGATCAGGCTTGAGAAAATGCCACTTACGCCAAATGGAAAGGTTGATAAACGTCAGCTACCAAAGCCAGAGGTCCCTCAAGGAAACCATCATTTGAAGCTTCCAGTAAATGAAGTAGAACAAAAGCTGATTGTGATGTGGCAGGAAGTGCTTGAACGAGAAAATATCAGCACAGATGACCATTTCTTTGAGATTGGCGGGCATTCATTAAAAGCGATGTCGCTTTTATCTAAGGTGTCGAAGGAATTCGATGTTCAGGTGCCTATTCACTTGATGTTTGAGACGCCTACCATTGAAGCAATCAGCCGTTATATTCAACAGCAGGATCAGGAAGCCGCAGGCTATCTTGTATTCAATGAATCTCAAACGCCAACAGTCTTTGCTCTACCGCCATTACCAGGCTATGGCTTTATCTATCAGGAAGCCGCAAAAACGCTCGATGATGTTCGTTTGATCGCCTTTGACTTTATTGAAGCTGATCACCGAATCACACAATACGTTCAGCATATCCAGCACCTTCAGCCTGAAGGACCGCTGACTTTGATGGGTTACTCAGGCGGGTGCTACCTAGCCTTTGAGCTTGTTCAATCACTCGAACAAGCAGGGCGGACCGTCGAAAAGGTCATCATGATCGATTCCTATATGAAAATAGGAGAAAGCGATTTAGAAGGACGATCCATTGATGACGATATCGCAGCGATCGTCCATCAGTCGAAGCAAAGTGAACTGGCCCAAGCAGAGCTCATTCAAGAAGCACTTGCTCAAAAAACGAGGGCTTACTATGAAACTTTTGTTAAGGGGGTGAATCAAGGAGAGATACAAGCAGACATTGATTTCATCCAATCCGAAGAAAACATTGCGATACCAGAATGGATGGATCACTGGGAAGCTGCGACGACCGGCGCTTATCGACAATATCAAGGCTATGGTCAGCATGCGGACATGTTCAAAAACAAAGAATGTGCTGCCCGAAATGCACAGCTCATTAATGAAATCGTCCATCATAAAAATAGAGAAACAGTCTTGTAAACTTTAGATGAGGCAGGGGTGCACACTGGTAGCCCTGCCTGCCAAAAAAGGGAAGGAACTCATAT harbors:
- a CDS encoding non-ribosomal peptide synthetase, translating into MSSFKRDQVQDMYYLSPMQEGMLFHTLHHQEKGFYVEQMDMNVKGTLRHDLLEKSMNVIVERYDIFRTVFLHEKVKRPVQVVLKKRPFTLDVVDMQDLSEDEQLVRIETFKQQDQLRGFDLSKDALMRATVFQTSPTSYRWIWSYHHILLDGWCFGLVVQELFAMYHALLHDIPYKLEPVKPYKEYIQWLEKQDKQASLQYWQQSLAGFDVQSTFKEQRKQTNEHELGEMEWSMSKEETAALSALAFQQNATLSSVLQSVWSILLSRYQRSNDVLFGTVVSGRPADLAGVDKMVGLFINVIPRRIQLTDDMTFRTLLSETQQQSLAAEPHQYIPIYDIQAETGHQPLIDHIVVFENVPTAKKDEQEARLGFTVENMNVYEKSNYDLNLLASPGEQLQLKLAFNKKAFDSQFVQRLKEQLSLLMSEAIKHPDQSVHTLTLVTKQEKQLILEEWNASELEHDQLYLSKWFEHNVRKQPNAVALSAGEHTMTYAELNEQANRLARHMQKNGVTHQTVIAIIADRTSELIVSLLAVLKAGAIYVPIDPDYPESRIQYMLKDSGATHLLTHSSFISQVKALAFDGTYLFADDQEISLMSSENLPLEAGLHDTAYIMYTSGTTGQPKGIMTTHSNIARVVKNTNYLTISETDTLLSLSNSVFDGFTFDVYGALLNGAKLVLPKKETILNMGELTGLIKRENISVMFVPTALFNLLVDENTDWMRSVRKVLFGGERASVQHVRKAFAVMGKGRLINVYGPTESTVFATYYPVDEALPMDMRSIPIGKPLNQTGAYILSQHRQLQPIGMVGELCLSGKGLAKGYLNRPDLTKQAFITHPFAARERLYCTGDLAYFRADGLIEYAGRVDDQVKIRGHRIELTEIEAHLLMHPGVKQAALIADQLNTQHTRLLAYMTCEEEWKDKLDVIKSGLKEKLPAYMQPHELIRLEKMPLTPNGKVDKRQLPKPEVPQGNHHLKLPVNEVEQKLIVMWQEVLERENISTDDHFFEIGGHSLKAMSLLSKVSKEFDVQVPIHLMFETPTIEAISRYIQQQDQEAAGYLVFNESQTPTVFALPPLPGYGFIYQEAAKTLDDVRLIAFDFIEADHRITQYVQHIQHLQPEGPLTLMGYSGGCYLAFELVQSLEQAGRTVEKVIMIDSYMKIGESDLEGRSIDDDIAAIVHQSKQSELAQAELIQEALAQKTRAYYETFVKGVNQGEIQADIDFIQSEENIAIPEWMDHWEAATTGAYRQYQGYGQHADMFKNKECAARNAQLINEIVHHKNRETVL